A single region of the Sorghum bicolor cultivar BTx623 chromosome 9, Sorghum_bicolor_NCBIv3, whole genome shotgun sequence genome encodes:
- the LOC8085132 gene encoding protein NRT1/ PTR FAMILY 3.1, whose protein sequence is MATAALADEDGSPKKTKQGGFKTMPFILANEICDRFATAGFNANMITYLTQQLHLPLVEASNLLTNFNGTAAFTPVLGAIIADSCAGRFWTIAGGGALYQLGMLGLVVSALVPALRPASCSAGAGAGATATACQRAGAGQLAMLYVSLLLTALGGGGIRPCVVAFGADQFALRGTGRRPGGDQKWSYFNLYFFSMGLAVLLALTVVVYIQENVGWGWGFGIPAIAMFVSVLSFVVGYPLYVKVKPEGSPFKRLLQVLVAAFKKRKESVPEDVGLLYQNKELDAAIAADGRLLHTDQLRFLDRAAVLTTGDVVSDSGEPDLWRVSTVHRVEELKSIVRMLPLWAASITLVAAASHNFTFAIQQARTMDRHLTPRFQIPPATMIIFTTLTMLVSLALYDRVFVPVARRYTGRRSGVTYFQRMGAGFAVSVLGVMAGALVESRRRRVAREHGLVDSPGAVVPISVFWLVPQYALHGMSDALSTVGHMEFLYDQSPESMRSSAAALFWVAGSLGNYLGTVLVTVVQSATRGVWLQDNINKGRLDYYYWLVTFLLVLNLFYYIVCFHFYTLKTFEVDAGRTNGGEEQVGERQAEAAEPCHVQVASF, encoded by the exons ATGGCGACTGCAGCTCTGGCCGATGAGGATGGATCGCCCAAGAAGACGAAGCAGGGCGGCTTCAAGACCATGCCATTCATACTAG CAAACGAGATCTGCGACCGGTTCGCGACGGCCGGCTTCAACGCCAACATGATCACATACCTGACGCAGCAGCTGCACCTGCCGCTCGTGGAGGCCTCCAACCTGCTCACAAACTTCAACGGCACCGCCGCCTTCACGCCGGTCCTGGGGGCCATCATCGCCGACTCCTGCGCCGGCCGCTTCTGGACCATCGCGGGGGGAGGCGCGCTGTACCAGCTCGGCATGCTGGGCCTCGTCGTGTCCGCGCTCGTCCCCGCGCTCCGCCCCGCGTCCTGcagtgccggtgccggtgccggtgccacTGCCACGGCGTGCCAGCGCGCTGGCGCCGGGCAGCTCGCCATGCTGTACGTTTCTCTGCTGCTCACcgcgctcggcggcggcggcatccgGCCCTGCGTGGTGGCGTTCGGCGCCGACCAGTTCGCCCTCCGCGGCACGGGCAGGCGTCCTGGCGGCGACCAGAAGTGGAGCTACTTCAACCTCTACTTCTTCAGCATGGGCCTCGCCGTGCTGCTGGCGCTCACCGTGGTGGTGTACATCCAGGAGAACGTCGGGTGGGGCTGGGGCTTCGGCATCCCTGCCATCGCCATGTTCGTCTCCGTGCTGTCGTTCGTCGTCGGGTACCCACTCTACGTGAAGGTGAAGCCCGAAGGAAGCCCCTTCAAGAGGCTCCTGCAGGTCCTCGTCGCGGCGTTCAAGAAGAGGAAGGAGTCCGTGCCGGAGGACGTCGGCTTGCTGTACCAGAACAAGGAGCTCGACGCCGCAATCGCCGCCGACGGGAGGCTACTGCACACCGACCAGCTTAG GTTCTTGGACCGCGCGGCTGTACTGACGACGGGCGACGTCGTCTCGGACTCCGGCGAGCCGGACCTATGGCGCGTGTCGACGGTGCACCGCGTGGAGGAGCTCAAGTCCATCGTCCGGATGCTGCCGCTGTGGGCAGCCAGCATCACGCTCGTCGCGGCCGCGTCGCACAACTTCACCTTCGCCATCCAGCAGGCGCGCACCATGGACCGCCACCTCACGCCGCGCTTCCAGATCCCGCCGGCCACGATGATCATCTTCACCACGCTCACGATGCTCGTCAGCCTCGCGCTCTACGACCGCGTCTTCGTCCCCGTCGCGCGCCGCTACACGGGGCGGCGGTCGGGGGTCACCTACTTCCAGCGCATGGGTGCCGGCTTCGCGGTCTCCGTCCTGGGCGTCATGGCGGGCGCGCTCGTGGAGAGCAGGCGGCGCCGCGTGGCGCGCGAGCACGGCCTGGTCGACAGCCCCGGCGCCGTCGTGCCCATCAGCGTGTTCTGGCTGGTGCCGCAGTACGCGCTCCACGGCATGAGCGACGCGCTCTCCACGGTGGGGCACATGGAGTTCCTGTACGACCAGTCGCCGGAGAGCATGcggagctcggcggcggcgctgttctgGGTCGCCGGATCCCTCGGGAACTACCTGGGCACGGTGCTCGTCACGGTGGTGCAGAGCGCCACCAGAGGGGTGTGGCTCCAGGACAACATCAACAAGGGGAGGCTCGACTACTACTACTGGCTCGTCACGTTCCTCTTGGTGCTCAATCTTTTCTATTACATCGTGTGCTTCCATTTTTACACCTTGAAGACGTTCGAGGTGGACGCCGGCCGCACTAATGGTGGTGAGGAGCAAGTTGGAGAACGGCAGGCGGAGGCCGCGGAGCCTTGCCATGTCCAGGTTGCAAGCTTCTAG
- the LOC8076956 gene encoding protein NRT1/ PTR FAMILY 3.1 — MAEDARGEKKDADLSAAVKMPAKQRGGFRTMPFILANDFCDRLASVGFTTNLISYLTLQLHLPLVQASNIITNYNGTANLTPLIGGLIADSFAGRFWTITFGSIIYQLGMVCLTLSAALPSLHPPPCAKHAADCQRASSYQISVLYLSLLCTSIGTGGTRPCTMAFGADQLELNDAHSRHKPKWSFFNLYFFAVELAKLAAVTAVVYIQDNVGWGWGIGVPTVAMVAAVIIFVSGYKLYIRMPPGGSPLVRLAQVATAAYKKRNAVVPDPSLLYEDKELDAGISTTGRLLHTDQLKFFDKAAIVTDGDVLPSGQPNLWRLSTVHRVEELKSIIRMLPICAAGIILVTSASHNHSFAIQQARTMDRDITPHFKIPPASMLIFTNVGMLLTLAFYDRVLVRVLRRFTGRPNGITHLQRTGVGLTIAMLSNVVAAVVERRRKSVAAASGLLDAPKGATLPMSVFWLVPQYAIHGVANAFMDVGRMEFLYDQAPESMRSTATALYWLTFSIGSYLGTLLVTIVHDKTRRSGQWLPDNLNRGKLDNYYWLVVALEVVNLVYFFICAKYYTFKPLEMVSGEEVELHHHGNGNGTDDAKKQGASFK; from the exons ATGGCTGAGGATGCCAGAGGAGAGAAGAAGGATGCCGACCTGTCGGCGGCGGTGAAGATGCCGGCGAAGCAACGGGGAGGGTTCAGGACCATGCCCTTCATCCTTG CGAATGACTTCTGCGACCGGCTTGCGTCGGTGGGGTTCACGACGAACCTGATCTCGTACCTCACCCTGCAGCTGCACCTGCCGCTCGTCCAGGCCTCCAACATCATCACCAACTACAACGGCACCGCCAACCTCACTCCGCTCATCGGCGGTCTCATCGCCGACTCCTTTGCCGGCCGCTTCTGGACCATCACATTCGGCTCCATCATCTACCAGCTCGGCATGGTCTGCCTCACCCTCTCCGCCGCGCTCCCGTCGCTGCACCCGCCACCCTGCGCCAAGCACGCCGCAGACTGCCAGCGCGCGTCCTCCTACCAGATTTCCGTGCTCTACCTGTCTCTGCTCTGCACCTCGATTGGCACCGGCGGCACGCGCCCCTGCACCATGGCGTTCGGCGCCGACCAGCTCGAGCTGAACGACGCGCACAGCAGGCACAAGCCCAAGTGGAGCTTCTTTAACCTCTACTTCTTCGCCGTCGAGCTCGCGAAGCTCGCGGCGGTGACCGCCGTGGTGTACATCCAGGACAACGTCGGGTGGGGTTGGGGGATCGGCGTGCCTACCGTCGCCATGGTCGCCGCGGTGATCATCTTCGTGTCCGGGTACAAGCTCTACATCAGGATGCCGCCCGGCGGCAGCCCCCTGGTCCGCTTGGCGCAGGTCGCTACCGCGGCCTACAAGAAGCGGAACGCCGTCGTGCCGGACCCGAGCCTCCTGTACGAGGACAAGGAGCTCGACGCTGGCATCTCCACCACCGGCCGCCTTCTTCACACCGACCAGCTAAA GTTCTTTGACAAGGCGGCTATAGTGACGGACGGCGACGTGCTACCGTCAGGCCAGCCGAACCTATGGCGGCTGTCGACGGTGCACCGCGTCGAGGAGCTCAAGTCGATCATACGCATGCTGCCGATCTGTGCCGCCGGCATCATCCTGGTGACATCGGCGTCGCACAATCACAGCTTCGCCATCCAGCAGGCCCGTACCATGGACCGGGACATCACGCCGCACTTCAAGATCCCGCCGGCCTCCATGCTCATCTTCACCAACGTCGGCATGCTGCTGACCCTGGCCTTCTACGACCGCGTGCTCGTCCGCGTGCTGCGCCGCTTCACGGGCCGCCCCAACGGCATCACCCACCTCCAGCGCACGGGCGTCGGGCTGACGATCGCCATGCTGTCCAACGTGGTGGCCGCGGTCGTCGAGCGGAGGCGCAAGTCCGTGGCCGCCGCGAGTGGGCTGCTCGACGCTCCCAAGGGCGCCACCCTGCCGATGAGCGTCTTCTGGCTGGTGCCGCAGTACGCCATCCACGGCGTCGCCAACGCCTTCATGGACGTCGGCCGCATGGAGTTCCTGTACGACCAGGCACCCGAGAGCATGCGGAGCACGGCGACGGCGCTCTACTGGCTGACCTTCTCGATAGGGAGCTACCTCGGCACGCTGCTGGTGACCATCGTGCACGACAAGACGCGGCGAAGCGGGCAGTGGCTCCCGGACAACCTTAACCGAGGGAAGCTAGACAACTACTACTGGCTTGTCGTGGCTCTGGAGGTGGTCAACCTCGTCTACTTCTTTATCTGCGCTAAGTACTACACCTTTAAGCCATTGGAGATGGTTAGCGGAGAGGAGGTCGAGCTCCACCAccatggcaatggcaatggcaccGACGATGCCAAGAAGCAGGGTGCAAGCTTCAAGTAG
- the LOC8085133 gene encoding uncharacterized protein LOC8085133 isoform X2, whose product MAMAFATASASASSLSLTAFSLPLLQSLRPSPSHALHGATSSFPRPRRCGWGAVVRCAKRTGKRRYPSEKKRLNRRQQELLRQAAPEEGSKGRESGYWRLSKLAVPARDDPGKDFTSISLPLLQAIAKAIKFPVPSMLPDEAFTVIRKSFDARKVLKEPQFTYIVDMDVKKILDIEPRAWDFIARLEPKLGAVEYMPGEKSAADLVSMLNVNNKGSNNVLGIRDTHSDMIYHQQKKPRVAVIGSGPSGLFASLVLGELGAEVTLLERGQPVEQRGRDIGALAVRRILQSESNFCFGEGGAGTWSDGKLMTRIGRNTDGVQAVMKTFVHFGAPPNILVDGKPHLGTDKLVPLLRNFRHHLRELGVTIRFNARVDDLIVEDGQVKGIVVSDAELRPGSASQKLAFDAVVLAVGHSARDTYSMLWQHNVDMSPKSFAVGLRIEHPQELINSIQYSELAAEVQRGRGRIPVADYKIAKSVGERDTENELGIAEPSRSCYSFCMCPGGQVVPTSTNPSELCINGMSFSRRASKWANSALVVTVSSQDFKPFQSHGPLAGVEFQREFERRAAMMGGGNFVVPAQCVTDFISNRLSVTTLPPSSYRLGVRPSNLHELFPPYITEALQQSIIMIDREMPGFVSSKALLHGVETRTSSPLQISRHGETYESTSLRGLYPIGEGAGYAGGILSAAVDGMYCGFALAKQLSLFHGDIESFLGKAQKQTGFVKY is encoded by the exons CCATGGCGCGACCAGCTCGTTCCCGCGGCCACGCCGATGCGGGTGGGGCGCCGTGGTGCGCTGCGCGAAGCGCACGGGGAAGCGGCGGTACCCGTCGGAGAAGAAGCGGTTGAACAGGCGACAACAGGAGCTGCTACGCCAGGCCGCCCCGGAGGAGGGGAGCAAGGGGCGGGAGTCCGGGTACTGGCGGCTGTCGAAGCTCGCCGTCCCCGCCCGCGACGACCCAGGCAAGGACTTCACCAGCATCTCCCTGCCGCTACTCCAGGCCATCGCCAAAGCCATCAAGTTCCCG GTTCCTTCTATGCTTCCTGACGAGGCTTTCACTGTCATCCGCAAGTCATTCGACGCACGAAAG GTTTTGAAAGAACCTCAGTTCACTTACATTGTTGATATGGATGTTAAGAAGATTCTTGATATAGAGCCAAGGGCATGGGATTTTATTGCTCGGTTGGAGCCCAAACTTGGAGCTGTAGAATACATGCCTGGAGAGAAGTCAGCAGCTGATCTGGTCAGCATGCTCAATGTTAATAACAAAGGCTCCAATAATGTACTAGGAATCAGGGATACTCATAGTGATATGATTTATCATCAACAAAAGAAGCCGAGAGTGGCAGTTATAGGAAGTGGACCATCTGGCTTGTTTGCTTCCCTTGTGCTAGGAGAACTTGGTGCAGAAGTTACCTTATTGGAGCGTGGTCAGCCTGTTGAACAGAGAGGTCGTGATATTGGTGCGCTAGCAGTTAGACGAATCCTACAATCAGAGAGCAACTTTTGCTTTGGCGAG GGTGGTGCAGGTACATGGAGTGATGGGAAGCTGATGACCAGGATAGGAAGAAACACTGATGGTGTTCAGGCT GTTATGAAAACATTTGTTCACTTTGGAGCCCCTCCAAACATTTTGGTTGATGGGAAACCACACTTGGGTACTGATAAACTTGTTCCACTGCTGCGAAATTTCAGGCATCACTTAAGAGAGTTGGGT GTTACCATAAGATTTAACGCTAGAGTAGATGACCTTATAGTGGAAGATGGGCAGGTAAAAGGAATTGTAGTCTCTGATGCAGAACTACGGCCAGGTTCTGCCAGCCAGAAACTAGCATTTGATGCAGTTGTATTGGCAGTTGGTCACTCAGCTCGTGACACATATAGTATGCTTTGGCAGCATAATGTAGACATGAGCCCAAAAAGTTTTGCT GTTGGCTTAAGAATTGAGCACCCCCAAGAACTGATAAACAGTATCCAA TACTCCGAACTGGCGGCTGAAGTGCAGAGAGGACGTGGGCGGATACCTGTGGCAGATTACAAAATAGCAAAGTCTGTTGGTGAAAGAGACACAGAGAATGAACTTGGCATAGCTGAGCCAAGTCGCAGTTGCTACTCGTTTTGCATGTGCCCGGGTGGACAG GTTGTTCCAACCAGCACAAATCCATCAGAACTGTGCATCAATGGCATGTCGTTCTCAAGGCGTGCATCAAAGTGGGCAAACTCAGCTCTTGTAGTCACTGTATCATCTCAAGATTTCAagccatttcaatcccatggtCCTCTTGCTGGTGTTGAATTCCAG AGAGAATTTGAAAGAAGAGCAGCTATGATGGGTGGAGGGaattttgttgttcctgcacaGTGTGTCACCGATTTTATCAGCAACAGACTGTCAG TTACAACACTGCCACCATCAAGCTACAGATTAGGAGTTCGTCCATCTAATCTCCATGAGCTATTCCCTCCTTACATAACTGAAGCTTTACAACAGTCAATAATAATGATTGACAGAGAG ATGCCAGGCTTTGTTTCTAGCAaggccctacttcatggtgtggAG ACTAGGACAAGTTCTCCCTTACAAATTTCACGACATGGAGAAACATACGAAAGTACATCACTGCGAGGATTATATCCAATTGGGGAAGGTGCTGGCTATGCTGGGGGCATATTAAGTGCTGCTGTGGATGGTATGTATTGTGGTTTTGCTTTAGCTAAACAGCTATCTCTATTCCACGGTGATATAGAGTCATTTCTTGGCAAAGCACAAAAACAAACAGGTTTTGTAAAGTATTGA
- the LOC8085133 gene encoding uncharacterized protein LOC8085133 isoform X1 encodes MAMAFATASASASSLSLTAFSLPLLQSLRPSPSHALHGATSSFPRPRRCGWGAVVRCAKRTGKRRYPSEKKRLNRRQQELLRQAAPEEGSKGRESGYWRLSKLAVPARDDPGKDFTSISLPLLQAIAKAIKFPVPSMLPDEAFTVIRKSFDARKVLKEPQFTYIVDMDVKKILDIEPRAWDFIARLEPKLGAVEYMPGEKSAADLVSMLNVNNKGSNNVLGIRDTHSDMIYHQQKKPRVAVIGSGPSGLFASLVLGELGAEVTLLERGQPVEQRGRDIGALAVRRILQSESNFCFGEGGAGTWSDGKLMTRIGRNTDGVQAVMKTFVHFGAPPNILVDGKPHLGTDKLVPLLRNFRHHLRELGVSFSVTIRFNARVDDLIVEDGQVKGIVVSDAELRPGSASQKLAFDAVVLAVGHSARDTYSMLWQHNVDMSPKSFAVGLRIEHPQELINSIQYSELAAEVQRGRGRIPVADYKIAKSVGERDTENELGIAEPSRSCYSFCMCPGGQVVPTSTNPSELCINGMSFSRRASKWANSALVVTVSSQDFKPFQSHGPLAGVEFQREFERRAAMMGGGNFVVPAQCVTDFISNRLSVTTLPPSSYRLGVRPSNLHELFPPYITEALQQSIIMIDREMPGFVSSKALLHGVETRTSSPLQISRHGETYESTSLRGLYPIGEGAGYAGGILSAAVDGMYCGFALAKQLSLFHGDIESFLGKAQKQTGFVKY; translated from the exons CCATGGCGCGACCAGCTCGTTCCCGCGGCCACGCCGATGCGGGTGGGGCGCCGTGGTGCGCTGCGCGAAGCGCACGGGGAAGCGGCGGTACCCGTCGGAGAAGAAGCGGTTGAACAGGCGACAACAGGAGCTGCTACGCCAGGCCGCCCCGGAGGAGGGGAGCAAGGGGCGGGAGTCCGGGTACTGGCGGCTGTCGAAGCTCGCCGTCCCCGCCCGCGACGACCCAGGCAAGGACTTCACCAGCATCTCCCTGCCGCTACTCCAGGCCATCGCCAAAGCCATCAAGTTCCCG GTTCCTTCTATGCTTCCTGACGAGGCTTTCACTGTCATCCGCAAGTCATTCGACGCACGAAAG GTTTTGAAAGAACCTCAGTTCACTTACATTGTTGATATGGATGTTAAGAAGATTCTTGATATAGAGCCAAGGGCATGGGATTTTATTGCTCGGTTGGAGCCCAAACTTGGAGCTGTAGAATACATGCCTGGAGAGAAGTCAGCAGCTGATCTGGTCAGCATGCTCAATGTTAATAACAAAGGCTCCAATAATGTACTAGGAATCAGGGATACTCATAGTGATATGATTTATCATCAACAAAAGAAGCCGAGAGTGGCAGTTATAGGAAGTGGACCATCTGGCTTGTTTGCTTCCCTTGTGCTAGGAGAACTTGGTGCAGAAGTTACCTTATTGGAGCGTGGTCAGCCTGTTGAACAGAGAGGTCGTGATATTGGTGCGCTAGCAGTTAGACGAATCCTACAATCAGAGAGCAACTTTTGCTTTGGCGAG GGTGGTGCAGGTACATGGAGTGATGGGAAGCTGATGACCAGGATAGGAAGAAACACTGATGGTGTTCAGGCT GTTATGAAAACATTTGTTCACTTTGGAGCCCCTCCAAACATTTTGGTTGATGGGAAACCACACTTGGGTACTGATAAACTTGTTCCACTGCTGCGAAATTTCAGGCATCACTTAAGAGAGTTGGGTGTAAGTTTCAGC GTTACCATAAGATTTAACGCTAGAGTAGATGACCTTATAGTGGAAGATGGGCAGGTAAAAGGAATTGTAGTCTCTGATGCAGAACTACGGCCAGGTTCTGCCAGCCAGAAACTAGCATTTGATGCAGTTGTATTGGCAGTTGGTCACTCAGCTCGTGACACATATAGTATGCTTTGGCAGCATAATGTAGACATGAGCCCAAAAAGTTTTGCT GTTGGCTTAAGAATTGAGCACCCCCAAGAACTGATAAACAGTATCCAA TACTCCGAACTGGCGGCTGAAGTGCAGAGAGGACGTGGGCGGATACCTGTGGCAGATTACAAAATAGCAAAGTCTGTTGGTGAAAGAGACACAGAGAATGAACTTGGCATAGCTGAGCCAAGTCGCAGTTGCTACTCGTTTTGCATGTGCCCGGGTGGACAG GTTGTTCCAACCAGCACAAATCCATCAGAACTGTGCATCAATGGCATGTCGTTCTCAAGGCGTGCATCAAAGTGGGCAAACTCAGCTCTTGTAGTCACTGTATCATCTCAAGATTTCAagccatttcaatcccatggtCCTCTTGCTGGTGTTGAATTCCAG AGAGAATTTGAAAGAAGAGCAGCTATGATGGGTGGAGGGaattttgttgttcctgcacaGTGTGTCACCGATTTTATCAGCAACAGACTGTCAG TTACAACACTGCCACCATCAAGCTACAGATTAGGAGTTCGTCCATCTAATCTCCATGAGCTATTCCCTCCTTACATAACTGAAGCTTTACAACAGTCAATAATAATGATTGACAGAGAG ATGCCAGGCTTTGTTTCTAGCAaggccctacttcatggtgtggAG ACTAGGACAAGTTCTCCCTTACAAATTTCACGACATGGAGAAACATACGAAAGTACATCACTGCGAGGATTATATCCAATTGGGGAAGGTGCTGGCTATGCTGGGGGCATATTAAGTGCTGCTGTGGATGGTATGTATTGTGGTTTTGCTTTAGCTAAACAGCTATCTCTATTCCACGGTGATATAGAGTCATTTCTTGGCAAAGCACAAAAACAAACAGGTTTTGTAAAGTATTGA